One Globicephala melas chromosome 9, mGloMel1.2, whole genome shotgun sequence genomic window, tccacaccagagggcccagggcACACGTCGAGCCCCCTCAGATAGCCCAGGGCATCTTCCTGTCTCAGGGTCAGCTGCCCAGCAACCTCCAGCCCCGTTGCCACGTCACCTGGCATGTGCACCTGGGGTTTGGACGGGGGCATCTTGGGGCCATTATTGTGCTCACTGCACACTCCCCTCCTACTGCCAGAAAcgtcctctttctctccctgtcccctccccactcccacgtTTTCTGATCCCTTTTCTCTTAAAGCTTCGCTTGCTGGGTGTGATGGTGCCTCGGCGTCCCTTCTCGTCTGTGTCACACGGACCTTAGGTCATCTCTTTGGTGTTGCCCAAGTAGCTGCTGTGTACCAGGTCCTTTGCTGGTCTGAGGGTCTCAGGCACCCTGAGGCCCCGTGTCTGTCCTTGGGGAGCAGCCGTCCACGTGTGGAGCCTGGCTGGGTCCAGGCTGGGGCTCAGACCTGCCAGCTCTGATCGTGGCTTCTGCCCTCACCAGCTGTGTGGCATGGGGCAAGTTGCATAACCTCTCTGGTTCAGTTGCTTATCTAAAAGTTGGAGCAGTGGTGATGCCTGCTGGGATCAGAGAAGACAAAGTAGCACAGCCCCTAGGACGCTGCCGGGCGTGGTACCACATCTACCAGTGGTGCTTCTCTTGTCCTGGCCATTGGGAGCCCTCTCCAGCCCTGCCATGTGCCACATCCTCCGAGGACCAGAGCATTGTCCCgcctcctgcccagccctgcaGCAGATGATGCATCTCACAAGACCCCCAGGAGGAGCAGGCACGGGTGCAGCCCGAGGGGTGCACCCCAGGGGCCTGGCCGGCTCTGCCCATGAAGGCCTGCAGGCTCCCCACCGCCAGGGCTCTGCATCTCCTGCTTAGAGCTTGGACACTGGACTCAGTGCCCCCTCCCTCACATAACCAGAAGCTTCTGTGTTCTGCACTTTCTGCACAGACGACTCTTCCACAAAGGTGGACATGAAGGAGTCCTACGAGACGGAAGCCAGCACTTTGTGAGTACCCCGCCCTGGTGGTGCCAGTATGGCTGCCTGGCTCCACCCTCCTCGTCggtatccctcccccacccccgcccccttcaGGAGCCTTCCAGTGAGTGGGCTCCCCAGGGTCACACCAGTGACATCATCACTCCACTGAGACCCTGCTAGGCTGAGGGCCCCTTCTGGGTCCTTCCCTGCacgtgtctttctctgtccggcCCGAGCCCTTCCCTCCATGAcaggccccctcctcctctcAGACCCTGGCCCTAACTGGGCCCCCATGGGGGATCGAGGGTGCAGGcacggggcagggctggggggccgCCCACCCACGGCTCGGCTCGCGTCCTTGCAGCTCCTTCCCCGAGTGTGCGCATGCAGGCGGCGTGTCGCCCTTGTCCTTCTGCACGCAGACGGCGCCCCACGCCAAGACGGTCAGTGAGAGCGAGCTGAGCGCCACGGCCGCCGAGCTGCTGCAGGACTACATGCTCACGGTACGCTGCCCGCTGCCGCCGCCGTCAGGAGACCCCGGCCccagagagcccacgtgctctagcaGGCCTGTGCTGGGGCCGGCGGCGCCTTGGGGTTAGAATCTCCTTGCGGGGTTGGGGCAgggccggggaggggaggggagggtgaagGCGTGCCTCtctgtgggtggggctgggggtgagcgTGGGCGCCTTGCTTGCAACTGGGCCTCACTGCCTTTCCCACCAGGTCAGTCTTTGGGGAGGGCGTGAGTTGGCCAAGGCCTGAGCATGGGGGCTGCTCTGGCCTCCGGGGCTGGACCACAGGCCTGTCCCTGGGTCTCTGGTGGTGGACGGTAGCGGAGGACCGGGTCACTCCCTGGAAGGGCCAGATGGGCCTTGTCATCACTCAGCAGATTCTTTTACCCCCATCCCCCGACCTCACGTGACGTTCTCATTAGAAACTCGGTCAGCTGGCTGAGCATCACTGTGGGCTCCAGGGCGCTGGTCGCTGCCCCCCGGCAGTGGTGTGCAGACGCGCCCTCTGCCTGCTTGCGGGCAGCCTGGTCAGCCACGCCTGCAGCTTAGGGCGGACGGTGCGGGCTCCTCTCTCCCCTGCCGGCCGGAGCCGTGGAGCTGCAGGCCCTCTGGGGTCATGTGGGGTGTGGGCAGGGGGGCGGCAGCGCCGGTCACCACCCCGCCCCGGGCCCGGCTCTCTCGGCAGCTGCGCACCAAGCTGTCGTCGCAGGAGATCCAGCAGTTCGCAGCGCTGCTGCATGAGTACCGCGACGGAGCCTCGGTGCACGAGTTCTGCATCAACCTGCGGCAGCTCTACGGGGACAGCCGCAAGTTCCTGCTGCTTGGTGAGCGCGCGACGGACAGGGGCGCCGTTAGGAATGGGGCCAGCCAGCGACGCCTGAGTGATGCGGCTGGGAGGGGCCTGTCCCAGTGACGGGTGGGGACCTTCCCCCGGGGAAGCGGGAGGGGCCCCACGGGAGCCAGACTGAGGATGAGGTGGGCGCCGCGCTGCCTGGCGAGGGCCGGGGGAGGCTCTGCAAGGAGGTGGCGCTTGTGCAGGTTTGGGAGGCGGGGCAGGTGCTTGCTGGGCGGGGGAGTGAAGACGCCATTCCCGGTGAAGGGCAGCCTTAGCCGAGGCCCGAGAGCTTAGCACGCGGAGTCAGCACGGCGGGCGGGTGCTCAGGGCCTGCCACGGACAGGGCCCTGGATGGTTGCCCAGGCTTGCGAGGCCGGTAGCGCCTCTGCTTTCCCCATGCTGACCCCGGAGAACACGGCTGGTTGACGGTGGCTGGTGGAGGCTCCTGGGTCCTGGGCTCTGCCCCCAACGGTCCGATGAGGGCGCACTGCTCATGGGGGTGAAGGGCTGGAGGTGGACCTGCTGCATCCAGTCCGAGCTCTTGCTGACCCCACTGCCCCCTGGAGTCAGTCGCCACCCGACGCTGGGGTCCACAGCCCCTGTTCGTACTGTCCTCACATAGGAGGGGGTCTCTGTCCAGGAAGTGGGTGGTCAGCCGGGCGGCGAGAGCACAGCTGGGCGGCGGGGCCCAGTGCTCGGAGCCCTGCgtcagcctcccctcccctccgctctctcctctcctctcctccgtCTGGAAACCTGTGCAGTGGGGCTTCTGTGAGGACTGAGGGGAGTGACGCGAGGGTGTGGCTCCCGGCCCACGCCTGCCCCGCTGCagaggcagggcagggccagACGCAGGCGGGTGGTGGGGTGGCCCCCCCGGGCTGTGGGCTTTTGTGCGGGAGCCGCAGGGTCAGGTGTGCCATGTGTGTGCAGGTCTGCGGCCCTTCATCCCCGAGAAGGACAGCCAGCACTTCGAGAACTTCCTGGAGACCATCGGGGTGAAGGATGGCCGCGGGATCATCACCGACAGCTTCGGCAGGTACCGCCGGGCCATgagctccacctccacctccacctccaacgGGAACAGGGCCGCGGGCAGCTCTGACGACCAGTCCGCGCCCTCGGAGGGGGACGAGTGGGACCGCATGATCTCGGACATCAGCAACGACATCGAGGCGCTGGGCTGCAGCATGGACCAGGACTCGGCCTGATGGCGCCGGGACCCCGCCAGCCGCCCTCCCCGCGTGGGGCCCCGGGCGCAGGTGGCTCTACTGTGAAGGAGGCACCCTGGTGCTGGGGCGGAAGGCCGCACTGCGCCCCCCTGCATGCCACCCTGCCTCGGGAGGGGGTCTTGTCAGCCAGACCCCGGACAGCTGTCATTTTGCACATGACGTTTCTATTGAAACTCTCAGAGACCTTAAAAGAAGTTTACCGCAATGTGAATAATTTATCTCTGCTTGCTAGCGTGTTCCTGCTCCAGTGGGGTAGGAGCCGGGGTGTGCGCTCTGGCCTCTGTCTCAGACCCGCATGCCCAGGCTGGGCACAGCGGGCTGGGCGCTCATGCCCGCTGCCTAAAGGGAGGGCTCGATTTGGGGTTGTGGACACAGGGCAGAGAGCAGGTGTCCTAAGCACATGTGGACGTGAACATCAGGCCCCTGCTGGCGGGACCTGGGCACTGGGCTGTCTGAGGGGCGCTGGctgtcctcctccctcccccaagccccagtCCCCGGCTCTCATCCACAGTCATAGTGGTCTCCATAGCAGACCTGCACACCACCGCTTCGCTGGAAGCGCCGTCCCCACCCTGAGAGTGCGTCGTCTTGGAGCCCAGAGTCACCGGTCGTCAGGAAGGCCAGTGGGGGCACTGTGCCTGCCCCTTCAAGTCCCTTTGCCTCGTTGCcccctgggcccagcccctcctgtgCCCTTAGGACATGGGGAGGCAGTGGTGGTGACCCCAGGGCAGGGCCGTCGGGTTGCAGGCTGGGGCCTGGGCACTGCTGTGTGGGCGCGGGAGGGCCCAGCTCCAGGACTGCTTCCTCGCCCGCAAGACGCCTGCGCGTTGCTGCGAGGCCCCTGACCGCGTGTGCGGGAAGCACCAGGCTCAGCAGGGTGGGTACTTAAACCcgcaggagggagggcagggccgTGGGCTCGCGGTGAGGTCGTGAGGGGACCAGGCAGGGGTCTGCAGCCCGCTAGGCTCCCCCTCTTCTGAGGGGCGGGGCAGCATGGGAGGAGGGGTCTCACACTTGGCTCTGGCCCTGGCTCTCCTGGAGCTGGTTGTGGGCCTGGGTTGGGCAAAGCTAAGGGAGACCGTTGGTAGGTGTTGTCTCTAGGCATGTGTGCAAATCGACCTGCCCTGGAAGCATCTGGAACAGTTAAAGATAGCCACCTAGTCAGGGGCCGGCACCTCCACAGCCCCCGCTGGGCTTGCGCGCGGAGGGGACCTGGTGTCCCAGGAGTGTCCTGTGGCCAGCCAGGAACTGCTCTTCCTCTCTGGGGGCTCCACCCACACATGGCCTCCCACTTGGTGGTCTCCCTCTTCTGTCCTGGAGTGTGGCTCCCACCCTGCAGATCCCTGGCCTTTgtaggagagaggagaggacacGGGGAGGACGGTGACTCCTAGAGCTGGGCCGTGGTGAGGGGCCAGGAACTCTGGGGCATGAACTGCTGAGTCCCTGAGCAAACGCTGCCTTCCTGCAGCTGCTGCGGCTCAGGGCCCCTGCAGAAAACTCTGAGCCCCTGCGTCTGGGGAGTTCCTTCTGGAAACTGCAGTCCCCAGGCCCACACCTGGGGCCGCAGCCAGGTGACCGGACTGCCCGCAATCTCTGGGCAAGTTGGGCGCCCTGGGACGTGGGGGAGGGACCACCACCCTCTGGGACTTGGGGGAAGGACCGCCACCCTCCTTGGGGCCTGCGTGGCTTCAGGAAGCATCTTCACGCTTCCTCCAACCCGTTGAGCCAGAGCCTGCGCTGGGGGAGCCTTTGGAGGAGCAGAGGCGGTGAGGGGACACCGGTTTATTGAGCAGCAGAgcttgggggcaggggtggagccaggtctcTGGTCAGCAGCTACATTGTCAGCTCCTGCAGGAAGCGCACAAAGAGAGGGTCACGTTGTGTGAGGCCACAGCGGAGACGGCAGCAAGGCGCCTGCGAAGGGGCCGGCCACTCACCATGATGGCGTTGACGATATCGCTCTGGTTGTCCCTCAGGGCCCGCACGGCCTTGGCCCTTGACACGTTGGCCTGCGCCATCACTAGCTCTATGTCCCGAAGCTCCAGCCCCGTCTCGTCCACCTGGAGCGGGGCAAGCAGGGAGGTGCTGTAGCGGTCCCCTCCCCCGGGAAGAGGCCCCCAGCAAAGCTGCCCCCTCGCGGGGCTGGGCCCTGTGCCCCTGGGCCTCACCTCCTCGTCGtcgtcctcttcctcctccttgcaCTCTGGTCTCACCCTCGGCCCCGGCGCTGACTCGGGGACCAGGGCGGAGGGCTCCGAGGGTACCTTGAACTTCTCAGCCGCAGCTCTGTGCACCTGCTGGGATAGGTCCTCGATCTGCAGCACAGAGCACAGCTGTCAGCCGAGCCCacgcccccagcccccgccccgcgcccacGGCCGGCCGGGTGGACCTTGGCCTCGCCGAAGACCACGTAGGTGTCCGAGGCCGGGCTCTTGAAGACGTCAGGTTTGGCGATGACAAAGAGGATGTTCTTGGACTTCTGGATGGTGATCCTGGTGACCCCCTGGATCTGTCGTAAGCCCAGCTTGGACATCGCCTGGGGGCACAGCGGTCTCAGGCCCGGGCAGCAGCCCCAGAGGTCCccggtgggggctgggggagggggaggcggcgCACTGCCAGGATCACGAGGGCTCTGCCACCGACTCCCGGGGACCCTCTGTGGACCCCCCCAGCTGGCCCCCCGTGTGTACAAGAGGGCATTGGCCCCGGGCTGAGAGGCCACGTCAGTTGACAGCCCAGGCCCAGTTACTTGCACGAGGTGTCCCATTACTGCCTTTACCCAACGAACCCCTGCCAATGGACTTCATCGGCCGTGGGGTGCGAAGGGGTCCCCTTAacgcagccagccccagtcctggGTGCTTGGGTTGCTGGCCAGCCTGGTCCCTCCCGGGGTCCCAGCAGGGCCCCAGCCCACCTTTCGGGCCTTCTTCTCACTGCGGCTCTGCTTGACTTTGGTGACGGTCTCCTCGCTCCCGCCGCCTGCCGGGGCCTGAGGAACAGAGGGGTCTGAGCACCCGAGGGTGGGGCGTGGAGCCCTCCCAGGGCTGTACGTGCCCCCGCGGTTGGGCACCTGGGCTGGGCACTGCGCGGTCCGTGGTCCCGAGAGGTCCTGTTCCTCCAGCTCGGCTGACGACTCCCCGTGGCTGTCCGAGTGCTGGCCGGAGCCCGGAGCCTGCGGCGAGTCTGAGGACAGGGCAGGTGTGAGGGTGGCCTCCGCCTCTGGACAGGGGCCTGGGGGCGAGCAGCGCTGGCTCTGCACCAGGGGCTGGCGTCCCCGCCCCGTGCAGCCCCCAGCTCAGGACACTGCTCCAGCCTGGATCCCCCTCACCTTCTTCCAAACTGTCCTGGTCATCCTGCTGCTTGGCGGCTGGGAGCCCTCGAGGTCCGGCTGGGCTCCGGAGCCCAGAGCCAGGAGGCACTTGGCAGGGGGGCGAGATCCTCGAGGCCAGGTCTTTGGCATGGGTAGCCCCCTTGGGGGCCGCCTTGGGGCTGAGGAGTGGGGAGTGGGGCGGGAGGCTGGCCTGCCCGGCCCCGGGGGGATTCTTGGTCCCTGAGAGGGCAGCCACCGCCCGCTGGGCTCTTGCCCGTGGTGGTGGGAGTCCCAGAGAGCCCAGGGGCTCCGCGCCCTCCCCCAGGTCTTCCCCGGGGACCTGgcaagggcagggggcagggggtgccGCGGGGGGTGGAACTGTCTGCATGAGGACACCAGGAGCGGAGGACTCAGCGCCCTGGATGCTGGCTTGGGGTGCACCGGGCAGGCCCCCTAGGGCGCTTTGTGGAGGCTGCGGCGGGGAGGAGCTGAGGACTCCCAGGGCTGCCCGGGCCTGCTGTCCGCTGTGCAGGCCCCTCACGGGCTCTGGCTGCCTTGAGGGCAGTGGAAGTGCCAGGGCAGGATCTTTGGGACAGCTCCCTCCCAGCCTGGGTACAGCCCCTGATGGAGACCCTGGGCAGGAGCCCAGCCCGGCCTCTGCGGCCACAGCCACGGGAAGCCTGGGCCCCAGGGcggcccttccctcctccactggGCTTGGGGGCCCCACCTGGCCAACCTCCAGGCTGGCAGCAGGACATGGCTCTGGGCTGCAGACGACTGCCTTTAGAACTCCACGCTCCTGGTTCTCAGCCCCCGGGGCCTCCTTTAGGGGCGAGCTGGGCTCAGCTCCATCACCCCCATGCCCACGGGCATCAGGACAGGCTCCCTGCTCAGGTGCCAAAAGGCCCTTGGCTACTTCCTCCCTACTGGAGTCAGGCTCTGGGGGACCTGGGGCCTCTGTGGCAGGCTCAGGTGTGTCTGGGGCCTCCGTGGCAGGCTCAGGTATGTCTGGGGCCTCCGTGGCAGGCTCAGGTGTGTCTGGGGCCTCCGTGGCAGGCTCAGGTGTGTCTGGGGCCTCCGTGGCAGGCTCAGGTGTTTCTGGGGCCTCCGTGGCAGGCTCAGGTGTGTCTGGGGCCTCCGTGGCAGGCTCAGGTGTGCCTGGGGCCTCCGTGGCAGGCTCAGGTGTGCCTGGGGCCTCCGTGGCAGGCTCAGGTGTGTCTGGGGCCTCCGTGGCAGGCTCAGGTGTGCCTGGGGCCTCCGTGGCAGGCTTGGAAGGGCATGCATCTCCGTCCAAGGGTATCCGAGCATCTGCAGCTGGCTCCAGACCACCCAGATGGATCTGATCCAAGGCCAGAGAGTCTGATCCTCCAGTGTGGTCTGGGTCCCTTTTCTCAGGCGCTGGCCTCAGTTCCAAagtcttgcctcctttctgtTGGGCTGTGGTGGCCATGGGCTCTGTCCCTAGGGTGTAGCCTGTGTCAACCTGCAAGGCCTGAGGGCTGGCCTTGGAGGCAGATCCCTGGCCAGAGGGGAGGCCTGCATCCTGCAGGGGCAAGGATGCCGTCAGGTCCACTTCTTCCGACTGGGGTTCAGGGCTGGCCTCGGAGGCCAATTCCTGGCCCGAAGGAAGGCCTGCATCCTGCAGGGGTGGGGATGCTGTCAGGTCCACTTCTTCTGGCTGAGGCTCAGGGCTGGCCTCAGAGGCAGATCTCTGGTCAGAGGGGAGGCCTGCATCCTGCAGGGACAAGGATGCCGTCAGGTCCACTTCTTCCGACTGGGGTTCAGGGCTGGCCTCAGAGGCCAATTCCTGGCCCGAATGAAGGCCTGCATCCTGCAGGGGTGGGGATGCAGTCAAGTCCACTTCTTCCGactggggctcagggctgggtTCGGAGGCAGATCCCTGGACCGAGGGGAGGCCTGCATCCTGCAGGGACGGGAATGCTGTCAGGTCCACTTCTTCCggctggggctcagggctggcCTTGGAGGAAGATCTCTGGACCAAAGGGAGGTCTGCATCCTGCAGGGGCTGGAATGCTGTCAGGTCCACTTCTTCtggctggggctcagggctgggtTCGGAGGCAGATCCCTGGACTGAGGGGAGGCCTGCATCCTGCAGGGGCAAGGATGCTGTCAGGTCCACTTCTTCCAACTGGGGTTCAGGGCTGGTCTCAGAGGCCAATTCCTGGCCCGAAGGAAGGCCTGCATCTTGCAGGGGCGGGGATGCAGTCAGGCCCACTTCTTCCGACTGGGGCTCAGGGCTGGCCTCGGAGGCAGATCCCTGGACCAAAGAGAGGCCTGCATCCTGCAGACACAAGGATGCCGTCAGGTCCACTTCTTCCAGCTGGGGCTCAGGGCCGGCCTCAGAGGCAGATCCCTGGTCAGAGGGGAGGCCTGCATCCTGCAGGGACAAGGATGCCATCAGGTCCACTTCCTCCggctggggctcagggctggTCTTGGAGGCAGATCCCTGGCCAGAGGGGAGGCCTGCATCCTGCAGGGGGAGGGATGCCATCAGGTCCACTTCTTCCAACTGGGGCTCAGGGCTGGCCTCGGAGGCAGATCCCTGGACCAAAGAGAGGCCTGCATCCTGCAGGGGGAGGGATGCCATCAGGTCCACTTCTTCCGGCTGGGGCTCAGGGCCGGCCTCAGAGGCAGATCCCTGGACTGAGGGAAGGCCTGCGTCCTGCAGGGGCAAGGATGCCGTCAGGACCACTTCTCCtggctggggctcagggctggcCTCAGAGGCAGATCCCTGGACCAAAGAGAGGCCTGCATCCTGCAGGGGGAGGGATGCCATCAGGTCCACTTCTTCCGGCTGGGGCTCAGGGCCGGCCTCAGAGGCAGATCCCTGGCCAGAGGGAAGGCCTGCATCCTGCAGGGGCAAGGATGCCGTCAGGTCCACTTCTTCCGGCTGGGGCTCAGGGCCGGCCTCAGAGGCAGATCCCTGGCCAGAGGGAAGGCCTGCATCCTGCAGGGGCAAGGATGCCGTCAGGTCCACTTCTTCCGGCTGGGGCTCAGGGCCGGCCTCAGAGGCAGATCCCTGGCCAGAGGGAAGGCCTGCATCCTGCAGGGGCAAGGATGCCGTCAGGTCCAGTTCTTCCGGCTGGGGCTCAGGGCCGGCCTCAGAGGCAGATCCCTGGCCAGAGGGAAGGCCTGCGTCCTGCAGGGGCAAGGATGCCGTCAGGTCCAGTTCTTCCGGCTGGGGCTCAGGGCCGGCCTCAGAGGCAGATCCCTGGCCAGAGGGAAGGCCTGC contains:
- the NACAD gene encoding NAC-alpha domain-containing protein 1, which produces MPGEAARAELLLPEAGGTGPRTDLSCDAAAATTPRGDQLEHCVLTPKPSALALTFLPSKPGARPPPDGASWDAGPGRAPSAWAVQAEGDPSPGPPEVRPAESPLPASLEPRIVMGEETCRASPLPRATLPELRDWEGGHASLNPPPELCSQGDPPVPFPAPDSDSYFTPPSTPTETASTLLPGPGPHKEAQDAQAELGNSPPASPSGSYITADGDSWASSPSCSVSLQAPAEGLDVPSGWGFSPPGSVADERELPPAGTPDTSSPESSLSADSSSSWGQEGHFFELDFLANDPMIPASLLPFQGSLIFQVEAVEVTPLPAEEEQEEQAEEGEEEAPSPSRDLAGQGEDDSTFASSLQSLSDLSITEGMDEAFAFRDDTSAASSDPDSASYAGGDDERLYSGEPHAQPTTLLQDSPGEAASWGPEPTLGVSEGDVGRAAKSQEPISDITGVGPAPGQVSAAAMAPHVPQKAPGLTAVTPRAWAAEAGSTMGPAPVATITPQSLEEGDGAALGLEPPTSKGEAGLDSLQNLKEETGQGFAAAGSPEPQPGEVGPTVFLPLQDAGLPTGQGSEPQASPEPQPEEVNLTASLPLQDAGLPYGQGSEPQASPEPQPEVDLTASLPLQDAGLPYGQGSEPQASPEPQPEVDLTASLPLQDAGLPSGQGSAPEASPEPQPEELDLTASLPLQDAGLPSGQGSAPETSPEPQPEELDLTASLPLQDAGLPSGQGSAPEAGPETQPEEVDLMASLPLQDAGLPSGQGSAPETGPEHQPEEVDLTASLPLQDAGLPSVQGSAPEAGPEPQPEEVDLTASLPLQDAGLLSVQGSAPQDSPETQMEEVDLMASLPLQDAGLPSGQGSSPQDSPETQPEEVDLMASLSLQDAGVSLVQGSASEASPEPQPEEVDLTASLPLQDAGLPSVQGSASEAGPEPQPEEVDLMASLPLQDAGLSLVQGSASEASPEPQPGEVDLTASLPLQDAGLPSGQGSASEAGPEPQPEELDLTASLPLQDAGLPSGQGSASEAGPEPQPEELDLTASLPLQDAGLPSGQGSASEAGPEPQPEEVDLTASLPLQDAGLPSGQGSASEAGPEPQPEEVDLTASLPLQDAGLPSGQGSASEAGPEPQPEEVDLMASLPLQDAGLSLVQGSASEASPEPQPGEVVLTASLPLQDAGLPSVQGSASEAGPEPQPEEVDLMASLPLQDAGLSLVQGSASEASPEPQLEEVDLMASLPLQDAGLPSGQGSASKTSPEPQPEEVDLMASLSLQDAGLPSDQGSASEAGPEPQLEEVDLTASLCLQDAGLSLVQGSASEASPEPQSEEVGLTASPPLQDAGLPSGQELASETSPEPQLEEVDLTASLPLQDAGLPSVQGSASEPSPEPQPEEVDLTAFQPLQDADLPLVQRSSSKASPEPQPEEVDLTAFPSLQDAGLPSVQGSASEPSPEPQSEEVDLTASPPLQDAGLHSGQELASEASPEPQSEEVDLTASLSLQDAGLPSDQRSASEASPEPQPEEVDLTASPPLQDAGLPSGQELASEASPEPQSEEVDLTASLPLQDAGLPSGQGSASKASPQALQVDTGYTLGTEPMATTAQQKGGKTLELRPAPEKRDPDHTGGSDSLALDQIHLGGLEPAADARIPLDGDACPSKPATEAPGTPEPATEAPDTPEPATEAPGTPEPATEAPGTPEPATEAPDTPEPATEAPETPEPATEAPDTPEPATEAPDTPEPATEAPDIPEPATEAPDTPEPATEAPGPPEPDSSREEVAKGLLAPEQGACPDARGHGGDGAEPSSPLKEAPGAENQERGVLKAVVCSPEPCPAASLEVGQVGPPSPVEEGRAALGPRLPVAVAAEAGLGSCPGSPSGAVPRLGGSCPKDPALALPLPSRQPEPVRGLHSGQQARAALGVLSSSPPQPPQSALGGLPGAPQASIQGAESSAPGVLMQTVPPPAAPPAPCPCQVPGEDLGEGAEPLGSLGLPPPRARAQRAVAALSGTKNPPGAGQASLPPHSPLLSPKAAPKGATHAKDLASRISPPCQVPPGSGLRSPAGPRGLPAAKQQDDQDSLEEDSPQAPGSGQHSDSHGESSAELEEQDLSGPRTAQCPAQAPAGGGSEETVTKVKQSRSEKKARKAMSKLGLRQIQGVTRITIQKSKNILFVIAKPDVFKSPASDTYVVFGEAKIEDLSQQVHRAAAEKFKVPSEPSALVPESAPGPRVRPECKEEEEDDDEEVDETGLELRDIELVMAQANVSRAKAVRALRDNQSDIVNAIMELTM